One window from the genome of Diceros bicornis minor isolate mBicDic1 chromosome 1, mDicBic1.mat.cur, whole genome shotgun sequence encodes:
- the LOC131406856 gene encoding LOW QUALITY PROTEIN: protocadherin gamma-B4-like (The sequence of the model RefSeq protein was modified relative to this genomic sequence to represent the inferred CDS: deleted 1 base in 1 codon) encodes MGSGAGEKGWAERRSVLFPFLLSLFCPAALSEQIRYRIPEEMPKGSVVGNLAKDVGLSVLELPTRKLRVSSEKPYFTVSAESGELLVSSRLDREQICGKKPACALEFEAVAENPLNFHHVNVEIEDINDHTPKFMQNSFELQISESTKPGARFILGSAHDADIGTNSLQNYQLSPTDHFLLVNKEKLDGSKYPELVLKMPLDREEKRSYHLILTALDFGDPPLSSTVQIQVLVTDANDNPPVFSQELYRVGLPENVFPGTTVLRVSATDQDEGVNAEITFSFTEAGHITEFDLNSNTGEITILNTLDFEEVKEYSIVLEARDGGGMIAQCTVEIEVLDVNDHVPEVIFQSLPDLIMEDTSLGTHIALLKIRDKDSGHNGEVICKLEGVVPFKLLSSSRNTYKLVTDGVLDRELTPEYNVTITATDRGKPSLSSSTTITLHIGDVNDNAPIFDFEQASYLVHVAENNPPGASIAQVSASDPDLGPNGRVSYSILASDLEPRALSSYVSVSAQSGVVFAQRAFDHEQLRAFDHEQLRAFELTLQARDQGSPALSANVSLRVLVGDRNDNAPRVLYPALGPDGSALFDTVPRAAQPGYLVTKVVAVDADSGHNAWLSYHVLQASEPGLFSLGLRTGEVRTARALGDRDSARQRLLVAVRDGGQPPLAATATLHLVFADSLQEVLPDLSDRPVHSDPQAELQFYLVVALALISVLFLLAVILAIALRLRRSSSPTAWGCFQPGLCIKSGPVVPPNYSEGTLPYSYNLCIAHTGKTEFNFLNCNEQLSSGGDILRSDLSGALFPLCNSSESAFHQVSFL; translated from the exons ATGGGGAGCGGCGCTGGGGAGAAAGGCTGGGCTGAGAGGCGATCGGTGCTCTTTCCCTTCCTGCTGTCTTTGTTCTGCCCGGCGGCGCTCTCTGAGCAGATCCGCTACAGGATTCCCGAGGAAATGCCCAAGGGCTCGGTGGTGGGGAACCTCGCCAAGGACGTGGGACTGAGTGTCCTGGAGTTACCAACTCGAAAACTGCGCGTCAGTTCGGAGAAGCCTTACTTCACTGTGAGCGCAGAGAGCGGGGAGTTACTTGTGAGCAGCAGGCTAGACCGGGAGCAGATATGCGGGAAGAAGCCAGCTTGTGCTCTGGAGTTTGAGGCTGTTGCTGAAAACCCATTGAACTTTCATCACGTGAATGTGGAGATCGAGGATATTAATGACCACACGCCAAAATTCATGCAAAATTCCTTTGAGCTGCAAATAAGTGAGTCCACAAAGCCTGGGGCACGGTTTATTTTAGGATCTGCCCATGATGCAGATATTGGTACCAACTCACTACAGAATTACCAGCTCAGTCCTACTGATCATTTCTTACTCGTGAATAAAGAGAAATTAGATGGCAGTAAATACCCGGAGCTGGTACTGAAGATGCCTTTAGACCGGGAAGAGAAGAGGTCCTACCACTTAATCTTGACTGCCTTGGACTTCGGGGATCCACCCCTAAGCAGCACTGTACAGATACAGGTCCTAGTGACTGATGCCAATGATAACCCTCCAGTGTTCAGCCAGGAACTATACAGGGTGGGCCTTCCAGAAAATGTGTTCCCAGGCACCACTGTGCTTCGAGTGTCGGCCACCGACCAGGATGAGGGTGTCAATGCCGAGATCACTTTCTCTTTCACTGAAGCAGGCCATATCACCGAGTTTGACCTGAATTCTAATACTGGGGAAATTACTATTCTAAATACGTTAGATTTTGAGGAAGTCAAAGAATATTCCATAGTTTTGGAAGCAAGGGATGGTGGAGGAATGATTGCGCAATGTACCGTGGAGATAGAAGTCCTAGACGTAAATGACCATGTCCCAGAAGTAATATTCCAGTCTCTGCCAGATCTTATTATGGAGGACACCAGTTTGGGAACACACATAGCTTTGCTCAAAATCCGTGACAAGGATTCTGGACACAATGGAGAAGTTATTTGTAAATTAGAAGGTGTAGTTCCATTTAAACTACTCTCTTCTTCAAGAAACACGTATAAGTTAGTGACAGATGGAGTTCTAGACCGCGAGCTGACCCCTGAGTACAATGTGACCATCACAGCCACTGACAGGGGCAAGCCGTCCCTATCCTCCAGCACTACCATCACCCTGCACATCGGAGATGTAAATGACAACGCGCCGATTTTCGAT TTCGAACAGGCCTCCTACCTGGTCCACGTGGCGGAGAACAACCCTCCTGGAGCTTCCATCGCGCAAGTCAGCGCCTCCGACCCCGACCTGGGACCCAACGGCCGCGTCTCCTACTCCATCTTGGCCAGCGACCTGGAGCCGAGGGCGCTGTCGTCCTACGTGTCGGTGAGCGCGCAGAGCGGGGTGGTGTTCGCGCAGCGCGCCTTCGACCACGAGCAGCTGCGCGCCTTCGACCACGAGCAGCTGCGCGCCTTCGAGCTGACGCTGCAGGCCCGCGACCAGGGCTCGCCCGCGCTCAGCGCCAACGTGAGCCTGCGCGTGTTGGTGGGCGACCGCAACGACAACGCGCCCAGGGTACTGTACCCGGCGCTGGGGCCCGACGGCTCGGCGCTCTTCGACACGGTGCCGCGCGCCGCGCAGCCTGGCTACCTGGTCACCAAGGTGGTGGCGGTGGACGCCGACTCGGGACACAACGCCTGGCTGTCCTACCACGTGCTGCAGGCCAGCGAGCCAGGACTCTTCAGCCTGGGGCTGCGCACGGGCGAGGTGCGCACGGCGCGTGCTTTGGGCGACCGGGACTCAGCGAGACAGCGCCTGCTGGTCGCTGTGCGTGACGGGGGACAGCCGCCTCTTGCGGCCACCGCCACGCTGCACCTGGTTTTCGCTGATAGTCTACAAGAGGTCCTGCCAGACCTCAGCGACCGCCCGGTGCACTCTGACCCCCAGGCTGAGCTGCAGTTTTATCTGGTGGTGGCTTTGGCCTTGATCtccgtgctctttctcctggCAGTTATTCTGGCCATTGCCCTGCGCCTGCGACGTTCCTCCAGCCCCACTGCCTGGGGCTGCTTTCAGCCTGGTCTCTGTATCAAGTCCGGACCTGTGGTTCCCCCCAACTACAGCGAAGGGACTTTACCTTATTCCTACAATTTGTGCATTGCCCATACTGGAAAGACAGAGTTCAATTTTCTAAACTGTAATGAGCAGTTGAGTTCAGGAGGAGACATACTTCGCAGTGATTTATCTGGGGCCTTATTTCCGCTTTGTAATTCCAGTGAGTCAGCCTTCCATCAGGTGAGTTTCCTTTAA